One Nocardioides aromaticivorans genomic window carries:
- a CDS encoding GMC oxidoreductase: protein MPNTTPHQARFTRRGFLTTTGAAAGAAAFAGPLLRAAPARAAAISNGASVPALVIGTGYGGAVAALRLAQAGVPVEMVEMGMSWDTPGADGKIFPKVTSPDQRAYWLRTKTKAPVSNFFGFPIDSNITKYTGVLDAEEFAGITVYQGRGVGGGSLVNGGMAVTPKRERFAGILPSVDANEMYDVYYPRANAGLGVGQIDPVWFESAACYQYARVGRKHAQRSGFAWTFVPDVYDWNYMKAEQAGTVTRSALDGQVMYGNDHGKKSLVQTYLAQAFATGRVNVSTLHRVTNVTPAAGGGYTVAMEQIDTSGNVVATKTVTATKVFFAAGSVGTSKLLVKMKATGALPGLNNEVGKGWGDNGNVMCGRANHMWDATGTLQSTIPCSGIDNWDAGGAFAEVAPLPTGIETYASLYLSITKTTRRAEFSWNAAANRVDLSWQTAWKQDSITMAKTIFDKINSKEGTIYRTDLFGGYKIWQDGLTYHPLGGAVLNKATDNYGRLHGHPGLYVIDGALIPGNTTVNPFVTITALAERNIERIVADDLL, encoded by the coding sequence ATGCCGAACACCACCCCCCACCAGGCCCGCTTCACCCGTCGCGGGTTCCTCACCACGACGGGAGCGGCCGCGGGCGCCGCCGCGTTCGCCGGGCCCCTGCTCCGCGCCGCACCCGCGCGCGCCGCCGCGATCAGCAACGGTGCGTCCGTCCCGGCGCTCGTCATCGGGACCGGGTACGGCGGCGCCGTCGCCGCGCTCCGGCTCGCCCAGGCCGGCGTACCCGTCGAGATGGTCGAGATGGGGATGTCGTGGGACACCCCCGGCGCCGACGGGAAGATCTTCCCGAAGGTCACCTCGCCCGACCAGCGTGCGTACTGGCTGCGCACCAAGACCAAGGCGCCGGTCAGCAACTTCTTCGGCTTCCCGATCGACTCGAACATCACGAAGTACACCGGTGTCCTCGACGCCGAGGAGTTCGCGGGCATCACCGTCTACCAGGGCCGCGGCGTCGGCGGCGGCTCGCTCGTCAACGGCGGCATGGCGGTCACGCCGAAGCGTGAGCGCTTCGCCGGGATCCTGCCGTCGGTCGACGCCAACGAGATGTACGACGTCTACTACCCCCGCGCCAACGCCGGCCTCGGCGTCGGGCAGATCGACCCGGTGTGGTTCGAGAGCGCTGCCTGCTACCAGTACGCGCGGGTCGGGCGGAAGCACGCGCAGCGGTCGGGCTTCGCCTGGACCTTCGTCCCCGACGTCTACGACTGGAACTACATGAAGGCCGAGCAGGCCGGCACCGTCACCCGCTCCGCCCTCGACGGCCAGGTCATGTACGGCAACGACCACGGCAAGAAGTCGCTGGTCCAGACCTACCTGGCACAGGCCTTCGCCACCGGCCGGGTCAACGTGTCGACGCTGCACCGGGTCACCAACGTGACCCCCGCCGCCGGCGGCGGCTACACGGTCGCGATGGAGCAGATCGACACCTCCGGCAATGTCGTCGCCACGAAGACGGTCACCGCGACGAAGGTGTTCTTCGCCGCGGGCAGCGTCGGCACCAGCAAGCTCCTCGTGAAGATGAAGGCCACCGGCGCGCTGCCCGGCCTCAACAACGAGGTCGGCAAGGGCTGGGGCGACAACGGCAACGTGATGTGCGGTCGCGCCAACCACATGTGGGACGCCACCGGCACGCTGCAGTCCACGATCCCCTGCTCGGGCATCGACAACTGGGACGCCGGCGGCGCCTTCGCCGAGGTCGCTCCGCTGCCGACCGGGATCGAGACCTACGCCTCGCTCTACCTGTCGATCACGAAGACGACCCGGCGCGCGGAGTTCAGCTGGAACGCCGCCGCCAACAGGGTCGACCTGTCCTGGCAGACCGCCTGGAAGCAGGACTCGATCACCATGGCCAAGACGATCTTCGACAAGATCAACAGCAAGGAGGGGACGATCTACCGGACCGACCTCTTCGGCGGCTACAAGATCTGGCAGGACGGCCTCACCTACCACCCGCTCGGCGGCGCGGTCCTGAACAAGGCCACCGACAACTACGGGCGCCTGCACGGCCATCCGGGGCTCTACGTCATCGACGGCGCGCTGATCCCCGGCAACACCACCGTCAACCCGTTCGTCACGATCACGGCGCTGGCGGAGCGCAACATCGAGAGGATCGTGGCGGACGACCTGCTCTGA
- a CDS encoding DUF4383 domain-containing protein: MDTMTTRLSRSSLLQKAAAVVTLTFLLVGILGFVPGVTTDYDDMTFAGHHSGAQLLGLFGVSVLHNLVHLAFGVAGLALARSFGGARAFLVGGGVVYLVLTVYGFLVDRHDDANFVPLDQADNWLHLVLGVGMVGLGLALGRSMAERNRPLPG; this comes from the coding sequence ATGGACACGATGACGACGCGACTCTCCCGGAGCTCGCTGCTCCAGAAGGCGGCGGCCGTGGTCACCCTGACCTTCCTCCTGGTCGGCATCCTGGGGTTCGTCCCGGGCGTGACGACCGACTACGACGACATGACCTTCGCCGGCCACCACTCCGGCGCCCAGCTGCTCGGCCTCTTCGGCGTCTCGGTGCTGCACAACCTCGTGCACCTCGCCTTCGGCGTCGCCGGCCTGGCCCTGGCCCGCTCCTTCGGCGGCGCGCGCGCCTTCCTCGTCGGCGGCGGCGTGGTCTACCTCGTGTTGACCGTGTACGGCTTCCTGGTCGACCGCCACGACGACGCGAACTTCGTGCCACTCGACCAGGCCGACAACTGGCTGCACCTGGTCCTCGGGGTGGGCATGGTCGGGCTGGGGCTGGCCCTCGGGCGGTCGATGGCCGAGCGCAACCGCCCGCTGCCGGGCTGA
- a CDS encoding AraC family transcriptional regulator, protein MTLIRGTSLQGFTTLATELGADPVALLAAVHLTPAVVGDHDSFISYRSVTALLESTAAVTGRGDFGRRLGARQGLEILGPLGVAARTAPTVGAALQAIEQFMGFYSPAIAVTVHPPGRDGLAQFEWRLVEPRPPVHRQAAELALGVSLQVFRLLAGPDFRPTSVQLRHPLLTPEADYRRDLGCRVDAGEDRYGFRFRAEVLERRLDADHAVHAVVRDYLDTIAVRTGGGTTDAVVRLVRRMLPTGGLGLELVAEQLAQHPRTLQRHLAAQGTTFAEIVDGVRRDEAERYLRDTDMPFGQLSGNLGFSEQSVLSRACQRWFGMSPREVRRSSRADR, encoded by the coding sequence ATGACCCTGATCCGGGGCACCTCGCTCCAGGGGTTCACCACGCTGGCGACCGAGCTCGGCGCCGATCCCGTCGCGCTCCTCGCCGCGGTGCACCTCACGCCCGCCGTCGTCGGTGACCACGACAGCTTCATCAGCTATCGCAGCGTGACCGCCCTGCTGGAGTCGACCGCCGCGGTCACCGGGCGCGGTGACTTCGGGCGGCGGCTCGGGGCCCGCCAGGGCCTGGAGATCCTGGGCCCGCTCGGCGTGGCCGCGCGCACCGCACCCACGGTGGGGGCCGCGCTGCAGGCGATCGAGCAGTTCATGGGCTTCTACAGCCCGGCGATCGCGGTCACCGTCCACCCACCCGGACGCGACGGCCTCGCCCAGTTCGAGTGGCGCCTCGTCGAGCCCCGTCCGCCGGTGCACCGGCAGGCGGCCGAGCTCGCTCTCGGCGTCTCCCTGCAGGTCTTCCGGCTCCTCGCCGGACCGGACTTCCGGCCGACCTCGGTGCAGCTGCGGCACCCCCTGCTCACCCCGGAGGCGGACTACCGCCGCGACCTCGGCTGCCGCGTCGACGCAGGGGAGGACCGCTACGGCTTCCGGTTCCGCGCCGAGGTCCTGGAGCGCCGGCTGGACGCCGACCACGCGGTGCACGCCGTCGTGCGCGACTACCTCGACACGATCGCGGTCCGGACCGGCGGCGGCACCACCGACGCCGTCGTCCGGCTGGTGCGCCGGATGCTGCCGACCGGGGGCCTCGGCCTCGAGCTCGTCGCCGAGCAGCTCGCGCAGCACCCGCGCACCCTGCAGCGCCACCTGGCTGCCCAGGGAACCACCTTCGCCGAGATCGTCGACGGGGTGCGCCGCGACGAGGCCGAGCGCTACCTGCGCGACACGGACATGCCGTTCGGGCAGCTGTCCGGCAACCTGGGCTTCAGCGAGCAGAGCGTGCTCTCGCGCGCCTGCCAGCGGTGGTTCGGGATGTCGCCGCGGGAGGTACGGCGCTCGAGCCGGGCGGACCGGTGA
- a CDS encoding lysoplasmalogenase, whose translation MRTTTRLRLAYGALAITDTLLAGSGSHWAHRARFVTKPLLMPVLGASLATDPRAQGSPLRASTLAGQAAGWAGDVLLLGEGPKAFAAGAGSFGVGHLAYISGLARHRDRSTPLRGNRAARAIAATWAVSGPVMAIAAARKERALGPTVLGYSALLSSMTASAQHLSPALPRDARVLTAVGAGLFLLSDSVLGSRTFVLTDPPERLESLVMATYTAGQLLISEGAARA comes from the coding sequence GTGCGTACGACGACGCGGCTCAGGCTCGCCTACGGTGCCCTCGCGATCACCGACACCCTGCTGGCCGGGTCCGGCAGCCACTGGGCGCACCGCGCCCGCTTCGTCACCAAGCCGCTGCTGATGCCGGTGCTCGGCGCCTCGCTGGCGACCGATCCACGCGCCCAGGGATCGCCGTTGCGCGCCAGCACGCTGGCGGGACAGGCGGCGGGCTGGGCCGGCGACGTCCTGCTGCTCGGCGAGGGCCCGAAGGCCTTCGCCGCAGGCGCCGGGTCGTTCGGCGTCGGGCACCTCGCCTACATCAGCGGCCTGGCCCGCCACCGCGACCGGTCCACGCCGCTGCGTGGCAACCGCGCGGCACGGGCGATCGCGGCCACCTGGGCGGTGAGCGGACCGGTGATGGCGATCGCCGCGGCCCGCAAGGAGCGCGCCCTCGGCCCGACCGTGCTCGGCTACTCCGCGCTGCTGAGCTCGATGACCGCCTCGGCCCAGCACCTGTCCCCCGCGCTGCCGCGCGACGCGCGCGTGCTCACCGCCGTCGGGGCGGGCTTGTTCCTGCTCTCGGACTCCGTCCTCGGCTCACGGACCTTCGTGCTGACGGACCCGCCGGAGCGACTCGAGTCGCTCGTGATGGCGACGTACACGGCCGGGCAGCTGCTGATCAGCGAGGGGGCCGCGCGGGCCTGA
- a CDS encoding HNH endonuclease, protein MTTVMLLNASYEPLGTVTFQHAVRMLFREVATVEEAHEDRMIGPHPWPRVIRLVRYIAAKWMYRPAAYSRSGVLKRDRHRCAYCGRHAATVDHLLPQSRGGTWTWLNTVAACSPCNGRKANRTPLEAGMRLLVQPYAPTRAQLAATR, encoded by the coding sequence ATGACGACCGTCATGCTGCTCAACGCCTCCTACGAGCCGCTCGGGACGGTGACCTTCCAGCACGCGGTGCGGATGCTCTTCCGCGAGGTGGCCACCGTCGAGGAGGCCCACGAGGACCGGATGATCGGGCCGCACCCGTGGCCGCGAGTCATCCGGCTGGTCCGCTACATCGCGGCGAAGTGGATGTACCGCCCGGCGGCGTACTCCCGCTCCGGCGTGCTCAAGCGCGACCGCCACCGCTGCGCCTACTGCGGCCGCCACGCCGCCACCGTCGACCACCTCCTCCCCCAGAGCCGCGGCGGGACCTGGACCTGGCTCAACACCGTCGCCGCGTGCAGCCCCTGCAACGGGCGCAAGGCCAACCGCACGCCACTCGAGGCCGGGATGCGACTCCTGGTCCAGCCCTACGCCCCGACCCGGGCCCAGCTCGCCGCCACCCGCTGA
- a CDS encoding PucR family transcriptional regulator, which produces MTTLDDLTEEMARLTDAPCTLEDPEFRLIAFSDHRTDDAVDSIRQRSILQRHSSEDVRAWFRGQGIEDSEGPLRTPADTELGIVARLCVPARHLGRVQGYFWLLDPDGRIDPATWPEAGRIAESAAHLLNVAERRQARRDALFRELVEGGRLAARESAADLADAAGLDLREPLACVLVDRPELADQVASRPARSGVVWARTGDAVAAVVRARLVADSSGGAGSGGATGTDALLTALGIGRRLDSLDSVTRAAVGPVVPDIDSLATTFRGARVGLRVARTRPPGEVVTWSSLGPLALLGVARDDDLAAAVVEPAVQRFLATATSDVVTTLQVWLDEAGSASRTAERLSVHRQTVYHRLAQVEQATGHDLSRGRDRLRLHLAVELAPFLAEPAPGLTPPGRGAAPRR; this is translated from the coding sequence GTGACGACGCTGGACGACCTGACCGAGGAGATGGCGCGGCTGACGGACGCCCCGTGCACCCTCGAGGACCCGGAGTTCCGCCTGATCGCGTTCTCCGACCACCGCACCGACGACGCCGTCGACAGCATCCGCCAGCGCTCGATCCTGCAGCGCCACTCGAGCGAGGACGTGCGGGCGTGGTTCCGCGGCCAGGGCATCGAGGACAGCGAGGGCCCGCTGCGCACGCCGGCGGACACCGAGCTCGGGATCGTCGCCCGGCTCTGCGTGCCGGCACGCCACCTGGGTCGCGTCCAGGGCTACTTCTGGCTGCTCGACCCCGACGGACGGATCGACCCGGCGACGTGGCCCGAGGCCGGCCGGATCGCCGAGTCGGCGGCCCACCTCCTCAATGTGGCCGAGCGGCGGCAGGCCCGACGTGACGCGCTCTTCCGTGAGCTCGTCGAGGGCGGGCGCCTGGCCGCGCGGGAGTCCGCCGCCGACCTCGCCGACGCGGCCGGCCTCGACCTGCGCGAGCCGCTGGCCTGCGTGCTGGTCGACCGGCCCGAGCTCGCCGACCAGGTGGCCAGCCGGCCGGCCCGGTCCGGCGTGGTGTGGGCGCGGACCGGCGACGCCGTCGCGGCCGTGGTCCGCGCGCGCCTGGTGGCCGACAGCAGCGGCGGGGCGGGCAGTGGCGGGGCGACCGGGACCGACGCCCTGCTGACGGCGCTCGGGATCGGTCGGCGCCTCGACAGCCTCGACTCCGTCACGCGCGCGGCCGTCGGGCCCGTCGTACCGGACATCGACAGCCTGGCCACCACCTTCCGCGGCGCCCGGGTCGGGCTCCGGGTGGCTCGCACCCGCCCGCCGGGCGAGGTCGTCACGTGGTCCTCGCTCGGCCCCCTCGCCCTGCTCGGAGTCGCCCGCGACGACGACCTGGCGGCGGCCGTGGTCGAGCCCGCGGTGCAACGGTTCCTCGCGACGGCGACGTCCGACGTGGTCACCACATTGCAGGTCTGGCTGGACGAGGCCGGCAGTGCGTCACGCACCGCCGAGCGGCTGTCGGTGCACCGGCAGACCGTCTACCACCGGCTCGCGCAGGTGGAGCAGGCCACCGGCCACGACCTCAGCCGCGGGCGCGACCGGCTCCGGCTGCACCTGGCCGTCGAGCTGGCGCCCTTCCTGGCGGAGCCCGCGCCGGGGCTCACACCACCAGGTCGAGGCGCTGCTCCACGCCGTTGA
- a CDS encoding proline dehydrogenase family protein produces MLSQTLNRASRSTRARRAVESFPVTRKVVDRFVPGETTADAVEASAALIATGRSVTIDVLGEDVLDIGGARATRDAYRALLVALAEAGCADGADVSLKLSALGQALPDGTTIATDHAAEICDAAAGLGCTVTLDMEDHTTVDSTLAIGAELRASYPWIGNVLQTNLRRTPGDIAALDGTGARIRLVKGAYREPATVALLRKDDVDRAYEAAIDALMTSDCYPMIATHDPAMLDRAIEKAVAAGRGDDRWEAQMLYGVRPDLEQRMVDGGHRMRVYLPFGTDWYGYFMRRLAERPANVAFFLRALAHR; encoded by the coding sequence ATGCTGAGCCAGACCCTCAACCGCGCCTCGCGCAGCACCCGCGCGCGCCGGGCCGTCGAGTCCTTCCCGGTGACCCGCAAGGTCGTCGACCGCTTCGTGCCCGGCGAGACCACCGCCGACGCCGTCGAGGCGAGCGCCGCGCTCATCGCCACCGGACGCAGCGTCACCATCGACGTGCTGGGCGAGGACGTCCTCGACATCGGCGGCGCCCGCGCCACCCGCGACGCCTACCGCGCCCTGCTGGTCGCCCTCGCCGAGGCCGGCTGCGCCGACGGCGCGGACGTCTCCCTCAAGCTGTCCGCCCTCGGCCAGGCCCTTCCCGACGGTACGACGATCGCGACCGACCACGCGGCCGAGATCTGCGACGCCGCTGCCGGCCTGGGCTGCACCGTCACGCTCGACATGGAGGACCACACGACGGTCGACTCCACGCTCGCGATCGGCGCCGAACTGCGGGCGTCGTACCCGTGGATCGGCAACGTGCTCCAGACCAACCTCCGTCGTACCCCCGGCGACATCGCGGCGCTCGACGGCACGGGCGCGCGGATCCGCCTGGTCAAGGGCGCCTACCGGGAGCCGGCGACCGTGGCGCTGCTGCGCAAGGACGACGTGGACCGCGCCTACGAGGCCGCGATCGACGCCCTGATGACCTCCGACTGCTACCCGATGATCGCCACCCACGACCCGGCGATGCTCGACCGCGCGATCGAGAAGGCCGTCGCGGCCGGCCGCGGCGACGACCGGTGGGAGGCGCAGATGCTGTACGGCGTGCGGCCCGACCTCGAGCAGCGGATGGTCGACGGCGGCCACCGGATGCGGGTCTACCTCCCGTTCGGCACCGACTGGTACGGGTACTTCATGCGACGCCTGGCCGAGCGTCCCGCCAACGTCGCCTTCTTCCTCCGCGCCCTCGCGCACCGCTGA
- the pruA gene encoding L-glutamate gamma-semialdehyde dehydrogenase, translating to MDAITTPPAPVNEPNLTYAPGNPEREALAAEITRLTSTTHQLDARIGGESVTGGGEEIAVVQPHAHQKVLGVLRNSTADDAKSAIAAAHEAAPEWRALPFDERAAVLLRAAELLAGPWRQRLNAATVLGQSKTAFQAEIDAACELIDFWRFNVHFARQVLAEQPIANSPGIWNRTDHRPLEGFVYAITPFNFTAIAGNLPTAPALMGNTVIWKPSPTQQLAASLTMQLLEEAGLPPGVINMLPGDGLAVSEVALAHPDLAGIHFTGSTPTFQHLWRTVGDNLTSYRSYPRLVGETGGKDFVIAHPSADPDVLRTALIRGAFEFSGQKCSAASRAYVPASLWARMGDDLAAQTDALAVGDPTDFSNFTGAVIDARAFAKHKAAIERAHATEGLQVVAGGTVDDSVGWFVRPTIVVAEDPADEMFSTEYFGPILVVHVYDDSRPGAFEAVVKQAESAAPYALTGSILATDRRVIDWASEELRFAAGNFYVNDKPTGAVVGQQPFGGGRASGTNDKAGSALNLLRWTSPRSIKETLVPPTDHGYPHMG from the coding sequence ATGGACGCCATCACCACCCCGCCGGCTCCCGTCAACGAGCCCAACCTGACCTACGCGCCCGGCAACCCCGAGCGCGAGGCGCTGGCCGCCGAGATCACCCGGCTCACGTCGACCACCCACCAGCTCGACGCCCGCATCGGTGGCGAGAGCGTCACCGGTGGCGGCGAGGAGATCGCCGTCGTCCAGCCGCACGCGCACCAGAAGGTGCTGGGCGTGCTGCGCAACAGCACCGCCGACGACGCCAAGTCCGCGATCGCGGCCGCCCACGAGGCCGCGCCGGAGTGGCGCGCGCTGCCCTTCGACGAGCGCGCCGCGGTGCTGCTGCGCGCCGCCGAGCTGCTCGCCGGCCCCTGGCGCCAGCGGCTCAACGCCGCGACCGTGCTCGGCCAGTCGAAGACCGCCTTCCAGGCCGAGATCGACGCCGCCTGCGAGCTGATCGACTTCTGGCGCTTCAACGTCCACTTCGCCCGGCAGGTCCTCGCCGAGCAGCCGATCGCCAACAGCCCCGGCATCTGGAACCGCACCGACCACCGCCCGCTCGAGGGCTTCGTCTACGCGATCACCCCGTTCAACTTCACCGCCATCGCCGGCAACCTGCCGACCGCGCCGGCGCTGATGGGCAACACCGTGATCTGGAAGCCGTCCCCGACCCAGCAGCTCGCCGCGTCGCTGACGATGCAGCTGCTCGAGGAGGCCGGCCTGCCGCCGGGCGTGATCAACATGCTCCCGGGCGACGGGCTCGCGGTCTCCGAGGTCGCGCTGGCGCACCCCGACCTGGCCGGCATCCACTTCACCGGCTCGACGCCGACCTTCCAGCACCTGTGGCGCACGGTGGGCGACAACCTGACGTCGTACCGCTCCTACCCGCGGCTCGTCGGCGAGACCGGCGGCAAGGACTTCGTCATCGCGCACCCCTCCGCCGACCCGGACGTGCTGCGCACGGCGCTGATCCGCGGTGCCTTCGAGTTCAGCGGCCAGAAGTGCTCCGCCGCCTCGCGCGCCTACGTCCCGGCCTCCCTGTGGGCGCGGATGGGTGACGACCTGGCCGCGCAGACCGACGCGCTCGCCGTCGGCGACCCGACCGACTTCTCGAACTTCACCGGTGCCGTCATCGACGCCCGCGCCTTCGCCAAGCACAAGGCCGCCATCGAGCGCGCCCACGCGACCGAGGGCCTCCAGGTCGTCGCCGGCGGCACCGTCGACGACAGCGTCGGCTGGTTCGTCCGGCCCACGATCGTGGTCGCCGAGGACCCCGCCGACGAGATGTTCTCGACGGAGTACTTCGGCCCGATCCTCGTCGTCCACGTGTACGACGACAGCCGGCCCGGCGCGTTCGAGGCGGTCGTGAAGCAGGCGGAGTCGGCGGCGCCGTACGCGCTGACCGGCTCGATCCTCGCCACCGATCGCCGGGTGATCGACTGGGCGAGCGAGGAGCTCCGGTTCGCGGCGGGCAACTTCTACGTCAACGACAAGCCGACCGGTGCGGTCGTCGGCCAGCAGCCGTTCGGCGGCGGCCGCGCCTCGGGCACCAACGACAAGGCCGGCTCGGCGCTCAACCTGCTGCGCTGGACCTCGCCGCGCTCGATCAAGGAGACGCTGGTCCCGCCGACCGACCACGGCTACCCGCACATGGGCTGA
- a CDS encoding glycoside hydrolase family 6 protein, whose protein sequence is MRRLIVLGTLLVALALAAWPAGADPLNPANPLQDGRPWQWSAITTRANPELLNHRVETDPARKAQLARIALTPRVRWFANCGSCNVDRVRQSVASYVADARRNHPDGVAQLAIFGLWPDGEVVNGRRPAMSWSMTRYQAWIRQIALGIGDARAIIVLEPDLAISANHGADGRTMPDPSPGTRMRMAAWAARYLATTLRNETLYLDAGSADWLYVDEAVRLLRASGVQYARGFALGATHYDSVAANVAFAAKVSQALGRVGISGKRAIIDTADNGTPFTWAQWNARWGDRFRSTGNEYYQFDNTPTCGSPTEQVCQTIGHRPSRSPLDAEAAKLGLGTDHPTLRRQARVYVDGYLWFGRGWRWMQQGGNDSRTPGRMVRMAAYTRFR, encoded by the coding sequence ATGCGCCGCCTCATCGTCCTCGGCACCCTGCTGGTCGCGCTGGCACTGGCCGCGTGGCCGGCGGGGGCCGACCCACTCAACCCCGCCAACCCGCTGCAGGACGGCCGTCCCTGGCAGTGGTCCGCCATCACCACGCGCGCCAACCCGGAGCTGCTGAACCACCGCGTCGAGACCGATCCTGCGCGCAAGGCACAGCTCGCGCGGATCGCGCTCACCCCGCGCGTGCGGTGGTTCGCGAACTGCGGCTCCTGCAATGTGGACCGCGTGCGGCAGTCGGTGGCGTCGTACGTCGCCGACGCTCGCCGCAACCACCCCGACGGCGTCGCCCAGCTGGCGATCTTCGGGCTCTGGCCCGACGGCGAGGTGGTCAACGGCCGGCGACCGGCGATGTCGTGGTCGATGACCCGCTACCAAGCGTGGATCCGCCAGATCGCCCTCGGCATCGGCGACGCCCGCGCCATCATCGTCCTCGAGCCCGACCTCGCCATCTCCGCCAACCACGGCGCCGACGGCCGGACCATGCCCGACCCCTCACCGGGCACCCGGATGCGGATGGCCGCGTGGGCGGCGCGCTACCTCGCGACCACTCTGCGCAACGAGACCCTGTACCTCGACGCCGGCTCCGCCGACTGGCTGTACGTCGACGAGGCGGTCCGGCTGCTGCGCGCGAGCGGCGTGCAGTACGCCCGCGGCTTCGCCCTCGGCGCCACGCACTACGACTCCGTCGCCGCCAATGTCGCCTTCGCGGCGAAGGTCTCCCAGGCGCTCGGCCGCGTCGGCATCAGCGGGAAGCGCGCGATCATCGACACCGCCGACAACGGCACGCCCTTCACCTGGGCGCAGTGGAACGCCCGCTGGGGCGACCGCTTCCGCTCGACCGGCAACGAGTACTACCAGTTCGACAACACCCCGACCTGCGGCTCCCCGACCGAGCAGGTCTGCCAGACGATCGGCCACCGCCCGAGCCGCAGCCCGCTCGACGCCGAGGCCGCCAAGCTCGGCCTCGGCACCGACCACCCGACCCTGCGCCGCCAGGCCCGCGTGTACGTCGACGGGTACCTCTGGTTCGGGCGCGGCTGGCGCTGGATGCAGCAGGGTGGCAACGACAGCCGCACCCCGGGGCGGATGGTGCGGATGGCGGCGTACACCCGGTTCCGCTGA
- a CDS encoding S1C family serine protease, which produces MTSPTPPPPYLPPPPPPPFGPAGHARRRSGRGLVAAGVAGGVLLVGTGAATTAVALQVLDRDGAASAGTSLVPSTTAQDGTGSRPDTGTLPELTPYGGGQDAGSETASDASAEQSTGIVQITSTLTNGTGAGTGLVLDADGTIVTNHHVVDGATRIEVTVVSTGQTYRATYLGGDAVTDVAVLQLEGASGLTPVDLSDDAAQVGDQITAVGDAGGDGGSLTAAPGTVSALGQDITVQETDGSSTKLTDLIRMDAYVVPGDSGGAVLDDQGDVVGMNVAASSGSRNVTGYAIPIATVESVVDRIEAGDESGDIELGYSGYLGVGLDPSASSALIAQVIDDTAAEEAGLAVGDTITAVDGDTIGTADALRSAIAAHDPGDRVTITWTTSGGSTRSATVTLGEGPVS; this is translated from the coding sequence ATGACCAGCCCGACTCCCCCGCCGCCGTACCTGCCGCCCCCGCCGCCGCCCCCGTTCGGGCCGGCCGGCCACGCCCGTCGGCGGAGCGGCCGCGGCCTGGTCGCCGCCGGTGTCGCGGGCGGCGTGCTGCTGGTCGGCACCGGGGCCGCGACGACCGCCGTCGCGCTGCAGGTCCTCGACCGCGACGGCGCCGCGAGCGCCGGCACCAGCCTGGTCCCGTCGACGACCGCCCAGGACGGGACGGGCAGCCGGCCGGACACGGGAACGCTGCCCGAGCTGACGCCGTACGGCGGCGGGCAGGACGCCGGCAGCGAGACCGCGTCCGACGCGAGCGCGGAGCAGTCGACGGGCATCGTGCAGATCACCTCGACGCTCACCAACGGCACCGGGGCGGGCACCGGGCTGGTCCTCGACGCCGACGGCACCATCGTCACCAACCACCACGTGGTCGACGGCGCGACGAGGATCGAGGTCACCGTCGTGTCGACGGGCCAGACCTACCGCGCGACGTACCTCGGCGGCGACGCGGTCACCGACGTCGCGGTCCTGCAGCTGGAGGGCGCCAGCGGGCTCACCCCGGTCGACCTGTCCGACGACGCCGCGCAGGTCGGCGACCAGATCACCGCGGTCGGCGACGCCGGCGGCGACGGTGGCTCGCTGACGGCCGCGCCGGGCACGGTCTCCGCGCTGGGCCAGGACATCACCGTCCAGGAGACCGACGGCTCCTCCACGAAGCTGACCGACCTGATCCGGATGGACGCCTACGTGGTGCCCGGCGACTCCGGGGGCGCCGTCCTCGACGACCAGGGCGACGTGGTGGGCATGAACGTCGCCGCCTCCAGCGGCAGCCGCAATGTGACCGGCTACGCGATCCCGATCGCCACCGTGGAGTCCGTCGTCGACCGGATCGAGGCCGGCGACGAGAGCGGCGACATCGAGCTCGGCTACAGCGGCTACCTCGGCGTCGGCCTCGACCCGTCGGCGTCCTCCGCCCTCATCGCCCAGGTCATCGACGACACCGCGGCCGAGGAGGCCGGACTCGCGGTCGGCGACACGATCACCGCCGTCGACGGTGACACCATCGGCACGGCCGACGCCCTCCGCTCCGCGATCGCCGCCCACGACCCGGGCGACCGCGTCACGATCACCTGGACGACCTCCGGCGGAAGCACGCGGTCGGCCACGGTCACCCTCGGCGAGGGTCCCGTGTCCTGA